One stretch of Candidatus Eisenbacteria bacterium DNA includes these proteins:
- the uvrA gene encoding excinuclease ABC subunit A: protein MPDRAATAGVPMVRLFGARQNNLKNIDVSFPRASLTVVTGVSGSGKSSLAFDTIYAEGQRRYVECVSTYAKQFLDRLPRPDYDRVEGLAPALAIRQGAAAQTGRSTVGTITEIADHLRLLLARVGETWCGKCGTLVPRHSVDSVLEAILGVEETGVTISFAIPAAAGDSVDALWARALSRGFLLARGQGSREWARLDEAKPARTRAPIEVLVDRLPATAANRMRLREALELAWREGSGSVDITRASGQKLSFFDGRTCATCGRSFPEPRPQLFSFNSPYGACPDCRGFGNILTFTLERVVPDPGKSVLDGALDPWANSWRAHFLPKLKAVAAEHGIRLDKPFRSLPKEHQKILLHGAPGFRGVFPFLERLRAKAYKSSARFLVKRYQETMLCGTCQGGRLKPEAYEVRVGRKNVSELLGMTVGDLRAFQATLTLDAARERVASPILAELRGRLEYLGEVGLDYLTLDRPSKTLSGGEAQRIELANALGGSLSHALYVLDEPTVGLHPRDTERLIRVLLRLRERGNTVLVVEHDAEVIGSADWIVELGPGAGHRGGQSLYQGRLDGWPGRTEAAVEAADLVAEPRPARYAAKRKPGWIEVRGAREHNLKNIDARFPVGALTGVCGVSGSGKSTLVEEVLWRAAARALRQDAPVPGAHDRVSGLEPFGRVSLVDQSPVARSNRSNPATYVKAFDRIRERYARTPLARQRRYTPGTFSFNVAGGRCEACEGAGQTRVEMYFLADLWVPCESCQGRRYRPEALEVKVHGLSIDALLDRTIEEALALFQGETEIQEPLWVLDQVGLGYLRLGQSLSTLSGGETQRLKLARELADRAPAAGLYILDEPTVGLHRKDVATLLRVLHELTRRGGTVIAVEHNLDFLAACDYLVELGPEGGEAGGFVVAAGTPPELARAEASPTAGYLRRMAACA from the coding sequence CGAGTCGAGGGCCTCGCGCCGGCCCTCGCGATCCGCCAGGGAGCCGCCGCGCAGACGGGCCGCTCCACGGTCGGGACGATCACCGAGATCGCCGATCACCTGCGCCTGCTCCTCGCCCGCGTGGGCGAGACCTGGTGCGGGAAGTGCGGCACGCTGGTGCCGCGCCACAGCGTCGACTCGGTGCTGGAGGCGATCCTGGGCGTGGAGGAGACCGGCGTAACGATCTCGTTCGCGATACCCGCCGCCGCAGGCGACAGCGTCGACGCGCTCTGGGCGCGGGCCTTGAGCCGCGGATTCCTCCTGGCGCGCGGGCAGGGGAGCCGCGAGTGGGCCCGGCTGGACGAGGCGAAGCCGGCCCGCACCCGTGCGCCGATCGAAGTCCTCGTCGACCGCCTGCCCGCGACGGCCGCGAATCGGATGCGGCTCCGGGAAGCGCTGGAGCTGGCGTGGCGCGAGGGCTCGGGGAGCGTGGACATCACGCGCGCCTCGGGACAGAAGCTCTCGTTCTTCGACGGCCGGACCTGCGCCACGTGCGGCCGATCCTTCCCGGAGCCGAGGCCGCAGCTCTTCTCCTTCAACAGCCCTTATGGTGCCTGCCCCGATTGCCGCGGGTTCGGCAACATCCTCACCTTTACGCTGGAGCGGGTCGTGCCCGACCCGGGCAAGTCGGTCCTGGATGGCGCGCTCGATCCGTGGGCGAACTCGTGGCGGGCACATTTCCTACCCAAGCTGAAGGCGGTGGCGGCCGAGCACGGGATCCGTCTCGACAAGCCGTTCCGATCGCTTCCGAAGGAGCACCAGAAGATCCTTCTCCACGGCGCCCCGGGATTCCGGGGAGTCTTTCCGTTCTTGGAGCGGCTCCGCGCCAAGGCCTACAAGTCGAGCGCGCGGTTTCTCGTGAAGCGGTACCAGGAGACGATGCTCTGCGGCACCTGCCAGGGCGGACGGCTGAAGCCGGAGGCGTACGAGGTTCGAGTGGGCAGGAAGAACGTCTCCGAGCTTCTCGGCATGACGGTCGGGGATCTCCGCGCGTTCCAGGCAACCCTGACGCTCGACGCGGCGCGCGAGCGCGTCGCATCTCCCATCCTCGCCGAGCTTCGGGGGCGCCTCGAGTACCTGGGCGAGGTGGGCCTCGACTACCTAACGCTCGACCGGCCGTCCAAGACGCTCTCGGGCGGCGAGGCCCAGCGGATCGAGCTCGCGAACGCGCTCGGCGGAAGCTTGAGCCATGCCCTCTACGTCCTCGATGAGCCGACCGTGGGGCTCCACCCGCGCGACACCGAGCGCCTGATCCGCGTGCTCCTCCGGCTTCGGGAGCGCGGAAACACCGTTCTCGTCGTCGAGCACGACGCGGAGGTCATCGGATCGGCCGACTGGATCGTGGAGCTGGGTCCGGGCGCGGGGCACCGGGGCGGGCAGTCGCTCTATCAGGGCCGCCTCGATGGGTGGCCGGGACGGACGGAAGCCGCCGTTGAAGCCGCCGACCTCGTCGCCGAGCCGAGGCCCGCGCGATACGCGGCGAAGCGCAAGCCGGGGTGGATCGAGGTGCGCGGCGCCCGCGAGCACAATCTCAAGAACATCGACGCCCGCTTCCCGGTGGGCGCGCTCACCGGCGTCTGCGGCGTCTCGGGGTCCGGCAAGTCCACCCTGGTCGAGGAAGTGCTCTGGCGCGCGGCGGCCCGGGCCCTGCGCCAGGACGCGCCCGTGCCGGGCGCGCACGATCGGGTGTCCGGCCTGGAGCCGTTCGGCCGCGTGTCGCTGGTCGACCAATCGCCGGTCGCCCGCTCCAACCGCTCGAACCCGGCGACCTACGTCAAAGCGTTCGACCGGATCCGCGAGCGCTACGCGCGGACGCCGCTCGCGCGGCAGCGCCGGTACACGCCCGGCACCTTCTCCTTCAACGTCGCGGGCGGCCGGTGCGAAGCGTGCGAGGGCGCAGGCCAGACGCGCGTGGAGATGTACTTCCTCGCCGACCTCTGGGTCCCCTGCGAGTCGTGTCAGGGACGGCGGTATCGTCCCGAGGCGCTGGAGGTGAAGGTGCACGGCCTCTCGATCGACGCGCTCCTCGACCGGACGATCGAGGAGGCGCTCGCGCTCTTCCAGGGAGAGACCGAGATCCAGGAGCCGCTCTGGGTGCTCGATCAGGTCGGCCTGGGCTATCTAAGATTGGGGCAGTCGCTCTCGACGTTGAGCGGCGGCGAGACCCAACGCCTCAAGCTCGCGCGCGAGCTGGCCGATCGGGCGCCGGCGGCCGGCCTCTACATCCTCGACGAGCCGACGGTCGGGCTCCATCGGAAGGACGTCGCCACGCTCCTCCGCGTGCTCCACGAGCTTACGCGCCGCGGCGGCACGGTGATCGCCGTCGAGCACAATCTCGACTTTCTGGCCGCCTGCGACTACCTGGTGGAGCTGGGACCCGAGGGGGGCGAAGCGGGTGGGTTCGTGGTCGCGGCAGGAACCCCGCCCGAGCTTGCCCGCGCGGAGGCGTCGCCCACGGCCGGCTACCTCAGGAGAATGGCGGCCTGCGCGTAA